In a single window of the Pandoraea pulmonicola genome:
- a CDS encoding sulfurtransferase, whose protein sequence is MSIVNIAAYKFVTLDDIATLRPALLERCQALDLKGTILLAPEGINLFLAGAREAIDAFLAGLRADARFADLAVKESLSDTQPFRRMLVRPKKEIITMKMPVIKPADGRAPGVDPATLKRWLDAGHDDDGRPVVMLDTRNDFEVDVGTFDNAVDYRLTKFSEFPDVIAAHRADFEGKTIVSFCTGGIRCEKAAIYMRDIGLEHTYQLDGGILKYFEDVGGAHYQGDCFVFDYRTALTPELAPSATRQCFACRAVVTVEDQRSPDYVEGEHCPACVGSERGAAGATPAAAAR, encoded by the coding sequence ATGTCCATCGTCAATATCGCTGCGTACAAGTTCGTCACGCTCGACGACATCGCGACCCTGCGTCCGGCGCTGCTCGAACGCTGCCAGGCGCTCGACCTCAAGGGCACGATCCTGCTCGCGCCCGAGGGGATCAATCTGTTCCTGGCCGGCGCGCGCGAGGCCATCGACGCCTTCCTCGCCGGCCTGCGCGCCGACGCCCGCTTCGCCGACCTCGCGGTCAAGGAAAGCCTGTCGGACACGCAGCCCTTCCGTCGCATGCTGGTCCGCCCGAAGAAGGAGATCATCACGATGAAGATGCCGGTCATCAAGCCGGCCGACGGACGCGCACCGGGTGTCGACCCCGCCACGCTCAAGCGTTGGCTCGACGCCGGCCACGACGACGACGGCCGCCCCGTCGTGATGCTCGACACGCGCAACGACTTCGAAGTGGATGTCGGCACGTTCGACAATGCCGTCGACTACCGGCTGACGAAGTTCTCTGAATTCCCTGACGTCATCGCCGCGCATCGCGCCGACTTCGAGGGCAAGACCATCGTCTCGTTCTGCACCGGCGGCATCCGTTGCGAGAAGGCGGCGATCTACATGCGCGACATCGGCCTCGAACATACGTATCAGCTCGACGGCGGCATTCTGAAATATTTCGAGGACGTGGGTGGCGCGCACTATCAGGGCGACTGCTTCGTTTTCGACTACCGCACGGCGCTCACGCCCGAGCTCGCGCCCTCGGCGACCAGGCAGTGCTTCGCCTGCCGCGCCGTGGTGACCGTCGAGGATCAGCGCAGCCCCGACTACGTCGAGGGCGAGCACTGCCCGGCCTGTGTCGGCAGCGAGCGTGGTGCGGCCGGCGCCACCCCGGCTGCCGCCGCTCGATGA
- the gluQRS gene encoding tRNA glutamyl-Q(34) synthetase GluQRS: MTRTYRGRFAPSPTGPLHRGSLVTALASWLDARAHDGVWIVRMEDLDEPRCVPGAADDILVTLARLGLHSDEPVAWQSRRHAFYDAALTSLTARGLVYPCGCTRREIADSLTRVHARHSTLAYPGTCRDGLHGRPARAWRLRVPDGAAARVTFEDRWMGAQTQDLATEVGDFVLKRADGQWAYQLAVVVDDEDQRITDIVRGADLLDSTARQIYLQQCLEVPTPRYLHVPLVMADDGEKLSKQNGAAPLALDNPEAVLNALKASARHLGLPAALADISHRDDFFAAATAAWREQRVQHGR, encoded by the coding sequence ATGACACGGACTTACCGGGGCCGCTTCGCCCCCTCGCCCACCGGGCCGCTGCATCGCGGCTCGCTCGTCACCGCACTGGCCAGTTGGCTCGACGCGCGCGCGCACGATGGCGTGTGGATCGTGCGCATGGAAGATCTCGACGAGCCACGCTGCGTTCCTGGCGCGGCCGATGACATTCTCGTCACCCTTGCCCGGCTCGGTCTGCATTCCGACGAGCCCGTCGCATGGCAAAGTCGGCGCCACGCGTTCTACGACGCCGCACTCACCTCGCTCACCGCCCGCGGACTGGTGTATCCCTGCGGCTGCACGCGCCGCGAGATCGCCGATTCGCTCACGCGCGTCCATGCACGCCACAGCACGCTAGCCTACCCCGGCACCTGCCGCGATGGGCTGCACGGCAGACCCGCGCGCGCCTGGCGTCTGCGCGTGCCCGATGGCGCTGCGGCGCGCGTGACGTTCGAGGATCGCTGGATGGGGGCGCAGACGCAGGATCTCGCGACGGAAGTCGGCGACTTCGTGCTCAAACGCGCGGACGGGCAATGGGCCTATCAACTGGCCGTGGTCGTGGATGACGAGGATCAGCGCATCACGGACATCGTACGCGGCGCCGATCTACTCGATTCGACGGCGCGCCAGATATATCTCCAGCAGTGCCTCGAGGTGCCGACGCCCCGCTACCTGCATGTGCCGCTGGTGATGGCAGACGATGGCGAAAAGCTCAGCAAGCAAAACGGCGCGGCGCCGCTCGCACTGGACAACCCCGAAGCCGTGCTGAACGCCTTGAAGGCGTCGGCCCGGCATCTCGGATTGCCAGCGGCGCTCGCCGACATCTCGCATCGCGACGATTTCTTCGCTGCGGCCACGGCCGCGTGGCGTGAGCAACGCGTACAACACGGACGCTGA
- a CDS encoding DEAD/DEAH box helicase produces MADVNAVPTPGFDSFGLHADILRAIAEQGYTQPTPIQAQAIPVVLSGRDVMGAAQTGTGKTASFSLPIIQRLLPDANTSASPARHPVRALILTPTRELADQVADNVRLYAAHTPLRNTVVFGGVDMNPQKDVLRRGVEILIATPGRLLDHVEQKTVNLSQVKMLVLDEADRMLDMGFLPDLQRILNLLPKQRQTLLFSATFSNEIKKLASSYLTNPVTIEVARRNATADTVEQVVYEVDEDDKRAAVVQILNERDLKQVIVFVNSKIGASRLARQLERDGIVTAAIHGDKSQNERMQALEAFKQGGIRALVATDVAARGLDISDLPGVINYDLPYNPEDYVHRIGRTGRAGASGEALSLCAPDERKQLVEIEKLIKRELKRGELVLERRSRSRDDRGDRYERSDRSERNERHGRHEGLRASRGGGTAPRRVRPEDEFFYKPYEPSPSAGQSQRDAHSQPDAGAPTAFGAIPEKAPKRQVAALLAGFPRKASH; encoded by the coding sequence ATGGCTGATGTAAATGCTGTTCCGACCCCCGGCTTCGATAGCTTTGGGCTACATGCGGACATCTTGCGGGCCATTGCCGAGCAGGGCTACACCCAGCCGACGCCGATTCAGGCGCAGGCCATTCCGGTGGTGTTGTCCGGTCGCGACGTGATGGGCGCCGCACAAACGGGGACAGGCAAGACCGCGAGCTTCTCGCTGCCGATCATCCAGCGCCTGCTGCCCGACGCCAACACGAGTGCATCGCCCGCCCGCCACCCGGTGCGCGCGCTGATCCTCACGCCCACGCGCGAACTCGCCGATCAGGTCGCCGACAACGTACGTCTTTATGCGGCGCACACACCGCTGCGCAATACCGTGGTGTTCGGCGGCGTCGACATGAATCCGCAGAAGGATGTTCTGCGCCGCGGCGTCGAGATCCTGATCGCCACGCCGGGCCGCCTGCTCGATCACGTCGAGCAGAAGACGGTGAATCTGAGCCAGGTCAAGATGCTCGTGCTCGACGAGGCCGACCGCATGCTGGACATGGGCTTCCTGCCCGATCTTCAGCGCATTCTGAATCTGCTGCCCAAACAACGTCAGACGCTGCTGTTCTCGGCAACGTTCTCGAACGAAATCAAGAAGCTCGCTTCGAGCTATCTCACCAACCCGGTCACCATCGAGGTCGCGCGTCGCAATGCCACGGCCGACACGGTGGAGCAGGTCGTCTACGAAGTGGATGAAGACGACAAGCGCGCAGCCGTGGTCCAGATCCTCAACGAGCGCGACCTCAAGCAGGTGATCGTGTTCGTCAACAGCAAGATCGGCGCGAGCCGTCTGGCGCGTCAGCTCGAGCGCGACGGCATCGTGACGGCGGCCATCCACGGCGACAAGTCGCAAAACGAGCGCATGCAGGCGCTCGAGGCGTTCAAGCAGGGCGGTATTCGCGCGCTTGTCGCCACCGACGTGGCGGCACGCGGCCTGGACATCTCCGATCTGCCGGGCGTGATCAACTATGACCTGCCGTACAACCCGGAAGACTACGTGCACCGTATCGGGCGCACGGGTCGTGCGGGTGCGTCGGGCGAGGCGCTGTCGCTGTGTGCCCCGGATGAGCGCAAGCAACTCGTGGAAATCGAGAAGCTGATCAAGCGCGAGCTCAAGCGCGGCGAATTGGTACTCGAGCGCCGCAGCCGTTCGCGCGACGACCGTGGCGATCGCTACGAACGCAGCGATCGGAGCGAACGAAACGAACGCCATGGCCGCCATGAAGGCTTGCGCGCAAGCCGCGGCGGCGGCACGGCGCCGCGCCGCGTGCGTCCGGAGGACGAGTTCTTCTACAAGCCGTACGAACCGTCGCCCTCGGCGGGGCAGTCGCAGCGCGACGCGCATTCGCAGCCGGATGCCGGCGCACCGACCGCGTTCGGCGCGATCCCGGAGAAAGCCCCGAAGCGGCAGGTCGCCGCCTTGCTCGCCGGTTTCCCGCGTAAGGCGAGTCACTGA
- a CDS encoding bile acid:sodium symporter family protein encodes MSRPRFLPDNFTLMLVATVVLASFLPAHGEGEVAFNLLTNVAIAALFFLHGAKLSREAVLAGATHWRLHLLVFASTFAVFPIVGMALKPVLSWTVTPELYLGILFLCTLPATVQSAIAFTSIARGNVPAAVCSASASSLFGIFITPVLVGLVVVHHDGNTGASPFDSIGNIMLQLLVPFIAGQLARKAIGGWVERNRALLKFVDQGSILLVVYTAFSEAVNTGLWHQIPPLALLGLLGCCAVILVIMLAFTTYSARWLGFSREDEITIVFCGSKKSLASGIPMAKVLFATGPLGAIVLPLMLFHQMQLMVCAVLAQRYASRQRAAQAGKSANAGAAKLTGRDGKAGKTRESEKRANAGAGR; translated from the coding sequence ATGTCCAGACCGCGTTTCCTTCCCGACAATTTCACGTTGATGCTGGTGGCGACCGTCGTGCTCGCCAGCTTCCTGCCGGCGCACGGCGAGGGCGAAGTCGCCTTCAACCTGCTCACCAACGTGGCGATTGCCGCCTTGTTCTTCCTGCACGGCGCGAAGCTCTCGCGCGAGGCCGTGCTCGCCGGCGCCACGCACTGGCGCCTGCACCTGCTGGTGTTCGCCAGCACGTTCGCCGTGTTTCCGATCGTGGGCATGGCGCTCAAGCCGGTGCTCTCGTGGACGGTCACGCCCGAGCTCTACCTGGGCATTCTGTTCCTGTGCACGCTGCCTGCCACGGTGCAGTCGGCCATCGCCTTCACGTCGATCGCGCGCGGCAACGTGCCTGCGGCCGTTTGCAGCGCATCGGCGTCGAGCCTGTTCGGCATCTTCATCACGCCGGTGCTCGTGGGTCTGGTCGTCGTGCATCACGACGGCAACACCGGGGCGTCGCCGTTCGACTCGATCGGCAACATCATGTTGCAACTGCTCGTGCCCTTCATCGCGGGGCAACTCGCGCGCAAGGCCATTGGCGGGTGGGTCGAGCGCAACCGTGCGCTGCTCAAGTTCGTCGATCAGGGCTCGATCCTGCTGGTCGTCTACACGGCGTTCAGCGAAGCCGTGAACACCGGACTGTGGCATCAGATCCCGCCGCTCGCGTTGCTCGGACTGCTCGGCTGCTGCGCGGTGATCCTGGTGATCATGCTCGCGTTCACGACTTATTCGGCGCGCTGGCTCGGTTTTTCGCGCGAGGATGAAATCACCATCGTCTTCTGTGGCTCGAAGAAGAGCTTGGCGAGCGGCATTCCGATGGCGAAAGTGCTGTTCGCCACCGGGCCGCTGGGCGCGATCGTGCTGCCGCTGATGCTGTTCCACCAGATGCAGCTCATGGTCTGTGCGGTTCTCGCACAGCGCTACGCCAGCCGCCAGCGCGCCGCGCAGGCGGGCAAATCGGCCAACGCCGGGGCTGCCAAGCTGACCGGGCGCGACGGTAAAGCCGGCAAAACGCGCGAATCCGAGAAGCGTGCAAACGCCGGCGCGGGCCGCTGA
- a CDS encoding LysR family transcriptional regulator, translated as MNISLRQLKVFLAVAAHGSFSRAGEDIGLTQPAVSRCIRELEQELGLKLVDRTTREVTLTEVGASLSATLSRVLDDLESALRDTHGLAEERRGRVRVASAPTISANLMPECISACAARYPDITLMLRDQVQTLATDSVRHGEVDFGVIVASEGTDDLVGEPIMVEPFLVVCDRSHRFARQTQVTWKELNGEKLVLLDYASGSRPLIDRALAEHGAYCQVVQEVGHAVTVFRMIEAGIGISIVPALALPTMPGMPENDERLAALPLVPQVDRTIMLVRRKNRTLSPAAQSVWELIQQITAGTPQSGQSTGKA; from the coding sequence ATGAATATCTCGCTGCGCCAGCTCAAGGTGTTCCTCGCAGTGGCCGCGCACGGCAGCTTCAGCCGTGCCGGCGAGGACATCGGCCTCACTCAGCCGGCCGTCAGCCGCTGTATCCGCGAACTTGAACAGGAACTCGGTCTCAAGCTGGTGGACCGCACGACCCGCGAAGTCACGCTGACCGAAGTGGGCGCTAGCCTCTCCGCCACGCTCTCCCGGGTTCTGGACGATCTGGAGAGCGCCCTGCGCGACACGCACGGCCTGGCCGAGGAGCGACGCGGGCGGGTGCGAGTGGCCAGCGCACCGACCATTTCGGCCAACCTCATGCCCGAGTGCATCTCGGCGTGCGCGGCCCGCTACCCGGACATCACCCTCATGCTGCGCGACCAGGTGCAGACGCTCGCGACCGACAGCGTGCGCCACGGCGAGGTGGACTTCGGGGTGATCGTCGCCTCGGAAGGCACCGACGATCTGGTCGGGGAGCCCATCATGGTCGAGCCCTTCCTCGTGGTGTGCGACCGCTCACATCGCTTCGCCCGGCAGACGCAGGTGACATGGAAGGAGCTCAACGGCGAGAAACTGGTGCTGCTCGATTACGCATCGGGCAGCCGTCCGCTCATCGACCGCGCGCTGGCCGAGCACGGCGCGTATTGTCAGGTGGTGCAGGAGGTCGGGCACGCCGTCACCGTGTTTCGGATGATCGAGGCGGGCATTGGCATCAGCATCGTACCGGCGCTGGCGCTGCCGACCATGCCGGGTATGCCGGAAAATGACGAGCGCCTCGCCGCCCTGCCCCTCGTGCCGCAGGTCGACCGCACGATCATGCTCGTGCGCCGCAAGAACCGGACGCTCTCGCCCGCCGCGCAATCCGTCTGGGAACTCATTCAGCAGATCACGGCCGGCACGCCCCAGTCGGGCCAATCAACCGGCAAAGCCTGA
- a CDS encoding OXA-62 family carbapenem-hydrolyzing class D beta-lactamase OXA-156: MKKTFSRWRRGALVLRILGALASPVVFATPGHAAEPVRPPSVHITERADWGKYFADEGVKGTVVVLDGRTQTYQAYDAARAERRLSPASTYKIFNSLLALESGAIDNEREVIPWDGKPRSMKAWNAALNLRDAFRVSCLPCYQILSHKIPRQYAQAKLNEVGYGNRTIGHAADTYWVDDSLQISAREQVDFLQRLAKGTLPFSARSQDIVRNISIVEANADYVLHGKTGWFTDKKPDIGWWVGWLERDGNLTMIALNIDIQSDADGPKRVRIVRSVLKDLKLI, from the coding sequence ATGAAAAAGACATTCTCCCGCTGGCGGCGCGGCGCGCTCGTGTTGCGCATCCTTGGCGCGCTGGCCTCGCCCGTGGTCTTCGCAACGCCGGGGCATGCCGCCGAACCCGTGCGTCCCCCTTCCGTACATATCACCGAGCGGGCCGATTGGGGGAAGTACTTTGCTGATGAAGGCGTCAAAGGCACCGTCGTCGTGCTCGACGGCCGCACGCAGACCTATCAGGCGTACGACGCCGCGCGCGCCGAGCGGCGCCTGTCGCCGGCATCAACCTACAAGATTTTCAACAGCTTGCTGGCGCTCGAATCGGGGGCGATCGACAACGAACGCGAAGTCATTCCCTGGGACGGCAAGCCGCGTAGCATGAAGGCGTGGAACGCGGCGCTCAACCTGCGGGACGCGTTCCGCGTGTCATGTCTGCCTTGCTATCAGATCCTCTCGCACAAGATCCCGCGTCAGTATGCGCAGGCCAAACTCAACGAGGTGGGCTATGGCAATCGCACGATCGGCCACGCCGCGGACACCTATTGGGTCGACGACAGCCTGCAGATTTCGGCGCGCGAACAGGTCGACTTCCTGCAGCGTTTGGCGAAGGGCACGCTGCCGTTCTCGGCGCGCTCGCAGGACATCGTGCGGAACATCTCGATCGTGGAAGCGAATGCCGACTACGTGCTGCACGGCAAGACGGGCTGGTTCACCGACAAGAAGCCCGACATCGGCTGGTGGGTGGGTTGGCTCGAGCGTGACGGCAACCTCACCATGATCGCCCTGAACATCGATATACAGTCGGATGCCGACGGGCCGAAGCGCGTGCGCATCGTCCGAAGCGTGCTCAAGGATCTGAAGTTGATCTGA